TTGGAGCAAAAATTACCTCAATTCGATGCCTTATATGCTTCCCCGATAATACCAACACGAACCCACAATTTCTATGAACCCAAAGCACTTGGAATAGCCCAAAATGGAGCTCCCTAGCTCCCGAAATTGAAGAATGAAAAAGGGGAAATGACTGAGTTTGCATCactggtcttaattaaaagaccagtgCATTTCCCTCCATGAACGCGAAGAAAGAGGTACGCGAACACAGAGTCTAAGCCTTCATTGTTCTGCGAACACAACATGGGCCTCGCGAACGTGGAGGCCAATCCATTAGGCCTTCACTAACGCGACCACATGCCTGTGAACGTGGAGATAAAGGACCATGTCTTCCTCGAATGTGGCGTTGGTGGTGCGAACATGAAGACCAAATTGGTTTGCACTAGCTGATGCACATCGGTTAGTTTTGGCAACTTTTACAACTCTGGTGGGGTGCTCGGAGTTCGTTCAAAATCCTATGCACACAAacggactatgctaccccaccaaattcgatgttctgGACTCAATAGCATAGTAGAAATTTCTAATAGAGGTCGTTTCGATAAAAGTGGATTCCACACCCAAGCACTAAGTTAAACTAAGATTCACAAAATGGCTCAGAAGTTAACCAACTTCCCGTAAGGAGATATTCCTATTATAGAAGAAGAAAGTCTATTGATAAGATATATAGTATTAAGAACACAGTGGCCCCAAACTTGTACTGATTGCCTCAATGTTCATGCCAACCATGCTATTAGGCTAATTTCTCCATTCCGGGGCTAATGGAACTATCATAATTCCATTCTGAAGCCGTTTCTCTTAGAGTtttaaccaaagtcaaccattcaaactccaagatctccaaaatagagaaagggcataaaatccaaacgaacgaCTAGGCGACCGAACTGTCattgccagcaagtcataaatgacttggaggtactacagaaaagctctaaatgctgaaaaagattgaaaaggacgaaaatgacctagaggatTATTacaattttgatataattcatatGGATATTTGGTGTCCTTATAAAGTTCCTACTGTTGCtggaaataaatatatttttactattGTTGATGACTACACTAGAATGACTTAGATCTATTTgcttaaattaaagtatgatgcTTGCATTACTATCCAACAGTTCTTTATATATGTGAAAACTCAGTTTAATATAACTATTAAGATTTGTAGAATAGAAAATGGAACTGAATTTATAAATGATGCATGCACTAATATGTTTAAAAACCTTAGCATTATTCATCAAAGAACATGTGCCTATACTCCTCAGCAAAATGGTGTAGCTGAAATGAAGCATAGACACATACTGGAGGTCACAAAGGCTCTTAGATTATAAGATAGTAGACGTATACAATTTTGGGGACACTGTGTTCTTACTACTGTATATCTAATCTATAGACTTCCTTCTTCTATAATAGGAATGTCTCCCTACGAGAAGTTGTATAATAACAAACCATCTCTACTACATATGCGTCTTAGGATGTCTGTGTTATGTTAAGTTGGTACAACAGACTGATAAAATGGAGTCTAGAACTAGAATTGTTGTGTTTATAGGGTATTTAGAAGTTCCAAAAGGGTACATATTATATGACTTGCACACAAAGTCATTCTTTGTCAACACGGATGAAGTgtttaaagaaaatgaaatgcCCTTTTAAGACTATAGATCCACCTATATTCCAACAACTGGATCCTTTGTCTCAAAATTTGGTCTAACATATGTAGTGGAGATAAGAGTGTCAATACTAATTGTGAGATTGCTAACACTGATATAAACACAGGTTCTATTGATGAACATCACACTTCTTCTTTTCTATCTAGATTTGTTACACAAGACCCTCAAATATCTCAACAACTTCCAATACTAGCTCAAGTTCCTACATGAAGATCAAATAGAGACAACCAACCTCCTATCTAGCTAAAAGTTTTCACATCATTAACTCAACTTGATCAGGATAATTCTTTTCCTATTTCCAAGTACTTATCTTATGATGAGTTGTCACCTACATATCAAGCTTAGTTGTTGGCTTTTTCTAGTGTTATAGAACCTACAACTTACTGAGAGGTTGTCAAGGTTACCTAGTGGGTTGAGGCAATGAAGGCTGAGATATCTGCACTTCAAAGCAATCACACATGGGACATAGCCAGCTTATTAGAAGGGAAGAAGCCAATAGGCTACAAATGGATATATAAAATCAAGTATATAGCCACAGAGAGATAAAAAGATTCAAAGTCAGATCAGTTGCTAAAGGCTATAGTCAGCATGAGAGTATTGACTATCAGAAGACTTTTCTCCTGTAGTTAAAATGGTCATTGTCAAGACTATGGTAACACTTGCAACATCTAAACATTGGAAAATCCATTAAATAAATGTCTACGATGCATTTTTGCAAGGTGATCTTCATGATGAGATATACATGGAATTACCTTAATAATTTTTGAGTCAGGGGGAGCATAAACCAGTGTGAAGACTCATCAAATCCTTATTATGGATTAAAACTGGCATCAAGACAATGGCATGCCAAGTTAATAGAAGCTTTGCTAAAACTCAAGTCCAAACAGAGCAAGTGTGACCACTctcttttcaagaaaaaatattaacttGAAACTGTAATAGTATTGGTCTATGTTGATGACATGCTAGTAACTGGAGATAGCCTGAAGTTAATTgaggaaacaaaacaaaactacAAGAAGTGTTCAAAATAAAGGACTTGAAAGACCTAAAATACTTCGTTGGAATAGAGTTTGCTAGATATTCTCAAGACATATTGATGCATCAAAGGAAGTACTCATTGGAATAGATATCTGAACTTGGTTTAGCATGTTTCAAACCACTTACTACTCCTATAGATATAAATGTCAAACTGACAATAAGAGAATATGATGAGtatacaaccaacaacaatgaAGAAGATCCTTTATTACCTGATGCTAGTTCATATCAAAGATTTATAGGAAAACTATTGTATCTAACAGTTACAAGACATGATATTTTATATAGTGTACAAACTCTAAGTCAGTATCATCAGCAGCCTAAAAAGTCACATATGGTAGCAGTATTAAGAATTGTTAGGTGCATCAAGTCACAGACTGGTCAAGATATACTCATATCAAGTAATCCTGTACAAAATATGATTGCCTTCTATGATGTTGATTAAGCAATATGTTCACACACAAGGAGGTCTGTTACAAGCTTCTTAGTCAAGCTAGAGGATTCCTTAGTATCttggaaatcaaagaaacaaaCTACTATTTCTAGGAGCTCTACTGAAGCAGAATACAGGAGCTTAGCATCTATAGTGTCTGAACTCATTTGGTTGCTGGGATTACTAACTGAATTGGAAGTCAAGATTGAACTACCAGTTGACATATGTACCCTCATAGTCCTCAATCTTTGGTATATCTAGATCGGCGAAAACTCACTTGGTCTGTGCGTCTACCGGGGCACAACAAATCAACCCTATAAATTGCTAACAAACTTGTTTaccataaaataataaaatatatagagattgattgtcactttattagaaaaatattCATCAAGGTAAAGTCAAAGTTCAATATATGGGACTAGACAAGGTCCAACATCAATACCTTAATTCCAAGTTAGGTGTTCTTAACATATTTAGAGTACCTAACTTAAGGGGAGTGTTGAAGAAAGTCTATAAGACTAAAAAAAAGGATGCTAGTTatgcaataaatatgcaaagttCCTAAAGTCAGTTAATTAGGTAATTTACTGCAAAAGTTAGTTTTGTTAAGAATTGGTTATTTGTCTAACTAACTTAGTCAATATAGCCTATTTATACTCCTAATCTGTATCTTGTATACTCAAGTTTTACACTACTTTCTCCTATCTTCTCTGCATTACTTCTTCCTCTTCAATCTATTACAAAGTTAATTGTGAATTGAATAAGTTCACATCTCAAAGAGTAAAAGTAACTATTTAGGTAGACTTCATCATCATATAACAAAACTATTCATTGGGCCCAAACCATCCAATGTTAACAACATCCAAAAAAGAGCCGCACCTTAAGAGATGTGATGTAGAGGCTAGCTAGTGGCTCTCAATATTATATTAAAGTTCCATTAAATGGCATGAAGGCATAAAATTCACCATCGTACTGTCCTTTCtattattttcattcatatgcaatgaaggaaaaaaaactaTAAGCCCTATCCCAAGAAAGAACCACAAGTTGATTTGGAAATAGAAGTAAAAGTATCCCATAAGCCTCAACATCATCAGAGTGCATGCAGCTTCAACAGTGTCATTATTTCCAGAGGATGGTTGTTTCTGCAATCATAGTAGTCACCACATATGGATCCATGTTTGAAGAAGGCCTCCTATCCTCCAAGTATCCTTTTCCTGCTTTTTCTGTGTCCCTTCTAATCCTAATGGATGTTCCACAATCTGCTATTCCCTATGAAaacaattgataaaaaaaattatgttaagaACTACATTAACCTCCCTAAAAATAATATCTATATTGATCgatcaaaaacaaaaattgtCTTAGATCTGAAGTGTGTTAACAAAATTTAAGGTGTTAATGTCAGTTATTTCATGCTCTCCTGTAAGACAAGGCTCATTGCCAACCCCATAAGAAGCAATATGCTCCTTGTGCCTCTTGGCAAGCTTCTCTATGGCCTTCTTTATTACTTCTAGCCCTCCATCAGACCTCATGGACTTGGTACTAATCACAATAGCAATATGTCAAGCCAAACTCTTATTTACCTTTCATTGTATACCACAATAATATGTATTTTCCATATACAACTTGGTAAATAGTTCATATAttctttttatcatattttgtgAGGGTAAATTTTCTTTTACCCAGGATGAAGGAGATGAACGTGTCGAGAAAATGTACCTATAATTTGTATGAGCAGCAGTAACATTACATTCACCCTACCATGAGATGAATGCTAAGATGTATGACATATTTAGGTAAAAGATTAATCTCCTTCAAACAGAACCTAACCTCAACAGGTTTCAGATCAAAAGAAACAATTACATCAGTTGCTTCTGCAATCTTCTGTTAGAACCACAAACAAGGAAACGTAAGGTCAGCCTTTTAAATTTTCTATTAGCTTAGATGGAAGGTAAAAATGAACTACTACAAAAATATGATGCGCAACCCAAAGGTCATCATAAGGAGAAATGCCTACTGCTAGTCCAACTTGAAATTCCAACTGAATCAAAACAAAGTACTAAGAACATAAGTTAAGGCACAGTACAACCTGGTAAAATTGGAGGGGAAACATATAGTTGCACTCACAAATAGCCTTATTGAAATATGtgaccatctcatctaaaaaCTTAAGTTATTAGAGAGAACACACTTTGATTATTTAAATGTATCCTCAACACGTCCCCTCAAAGGTAGACCTGATTTTTTTGGTCCACGTGTAATTatttttgggtaattgtggtAGTGAGATTCGATTCCAGACCTCTGGCCTCCTCCGATATCATGTTGaatgatatgaccatctaaaAGTTTAAGCTGCTAGATAGCACCTTTTGTTATTTAATTGTATTCTCAACAGACCTGAATCAAACAACATTGCAGGCTTAATGCTAGTATCTAATTGCCTACTCATGTTGACAGCCTAACTATATCTTTGAGCGGGGATAAGCATGAATCAACAAAAATGCATCAATCTTATCATCTTGTTTAGTAACTAAATATAttgtatagatatgtgtcatGGTCATTCTATACACAAATTATTCTAGGCAAttctaggacaaacatgcttCTTATATTCTAATGTTCTATCCTCTTTCCGTCTTTCGAGTTTCAGGTGGACAACAAATTTTGCTCTAATGGTGATTAagcattaaaataatcaaaacaacaacataatAGTAATCACATACACAAACCCATTTTTAATCAAGGAAAACAAGATTCAAATCTTCATCTTTTGACTACAACCCAAGAATAAGGGGATTTATCCACTCATGGTGTATAACATacttacataaatcattaataacatcaaaaCTTAGATTcaaaatgaaaggaaagaatAAAATATCAGCAAAGGTAGctcattctttttcttgttcAACTTCAAACCCGACAATCTgatctactttttaataaaatatataaaagtgCTATTTATAGCACCAACAATGCAAAATTAAAGTAGGTACACTGAAGTTCACGACACGGATTTGGTTCaattcagtgtaattttttatttcctaTATCGGCAAGAATCTGTGCTATCCAGAACTAGGTCTGCAATGTGGACCTGGCGCGCACCATACTACTTTATCGAGTAAATTCCAAGTTTTggaatttaaatttcaaaagaaaagtGCGCGACACGGACTTACTTACTTCCAGTTTATTTTCTTCACATTGTgttcccaacttctcctttgagcTCCGCTTTCTATGTAATCATGTTTTGAATGTTCATTATTTCCCAATCAGCCCTAAAAGTGTCTAATCACATAGGTTGGTTACAATAATACAAAAATGCAATAATATGATCTAAATTCTaggaattttctctcaacttgatcaatgaattatgggttttatttgttattaggcAAATAAATATACCCAAGATcaaggccttagatcatgtaaGGGCTATTCAGAATATTTCTCAAGATAACTCAGAGTAAACACCGGAGCTATGCGGATCGTAGGCATCGACAGTTGAGGTTTGCCATTGGTGATAGAGTATTCCTCTGTGTATCGCCCGTGAAAGGCGtgatgaaattttggaggtgaGGCAatcttagccccaggtatattatcccttttgagatattgaggacagtTGGTGAGGCTGTATATGTGTTAGCCTTTCCCCCagtattttcagctattcatccGGGTTTTCATATTTCGATTGACTTGGATGAAggtttgagctatattgaggcCAGTTGCTATTTTGGCCAGAGATGTCAGACAATTGCATTCCAGAGCCATTCTTATGGTCAAGGTCTAGTGGTGGCAACATCCAGTCAaggaggctacctaggagacCAAGCATAAAATGCGGGCACAGTTCCTCATCTTATTTGATCCTTcaagtacttcttgactcttactttcgcggatgaaattttttttagtagtcaatgttgtaatgacccttcaagccatttttgaatttaagaatTCATTCCATTATTTAGAACATTCCTATAGCAATCTCAAGTTAtctatgacttgctggcactgattaTTTTGttgcctggtcgttcatttgggttttaggcctgtttttttgatttggagttgttataacttgaaaagttgacttcgatcatcactttaggaaaatgaccttagaataGAATTTTTACAATTCCAACAGCTTTAGAATtgtcaaattaggctagtagcatgatcgACACGAGTACTGAGGCAATTGGTACAAGTTTAGGACCATTTagtgcttttgcctttgaaatttggcctatagttgactttggtcaatattcttggaaaacgtactcggatgaaaattctaacattTGCAGTCACCTCTGTAATATCGATTTTGGTCTGGAATGAGCCTTCATTCACTTCCCAAGGCTTTCGATCTAATTCCGAGGTCCATTTtagaatttggctcaaaatggccctaggtgtgggacccacttttattcgaaatgacctcatatggaaatttcaactgcgtcattgagtttgaaatgtcAAAGTTAGTGGGGTAACATATCTTGTTTTTCCTCACAGAATTTTAAACGAATTCTGAGCACcttgtcaaaatatttgaacttgagaaatatTAGCTTTTTAGCTGATATTTAGTGCAAGGAGTTTTTCTCTCTGCTATCGCAGGCCCTTGGACACATTCATGGAGGTCCTGGAAGTTTCTCTCAGCGATCGTGGAGCCTTGGCCATATTCGTGGAGGCTTAAGTCTTTGGCCTCTGCGATCACAGGCCTCTGGCCGCGTTCGCGAAGGCAAAGCCTCTTGGCCTTCGCGTTTGCAGAGCACTATAGCCGCATTAGCAAAGGCTAAAGTCATGGTCTTTAATAAAAGACCTAGGacaattttcaaatttcattAGAAACTTCCAATCTcgatattttcttcatttcaagCTCAATTTAGGCGATTCAAAAGTCCAAATTCAAGAGCATTTCATGATGATTGAGTGGTGAGCTCAAATTCTCGAGAAGAAGCTtagtgtgaggtaaatttacaTAATTAGCTTCTGATTTAGTTCTTCTCGAAGTGatattttgttgaactttggagaattATAACTTGGCCAATTTAACTCAGTTTTAGTGATATTTTAGGCTAGATTGTTGGGTTTTGGTAAAGATCATCACGGTATGTTTGGTTTGGGTTGTAGGGGTGTCGTTTATGAGAAATAGCTGATCAAAGTTGCTGCTTTCTTTCACCTTTTTAGTTCAAATTATGAGAATTTTTGTGCATGTCCATTTTGCATAGTTGTCCCACCTCGTACTGTTTATCAAATTAATTTGTGAGTTTGGGAAGAtgtttagaaattatttttggggtcaattctggAATTTCGAACATGGGTCTCATATTTCCTATTTTAGACCCAGAATTGATCCATCTCCGAATTCgataatttttatgttataacaactgtattgatgttgtgattTCATTGTTGTTAGCAGCAACATTCAGAGGCTGCTCGAAAGAGAAATGCTCCAGTTTCGTGAGTTAGAGTGCGCGTggttggcctacaggtaggctatggttttccCCTCatgagactgagcatgtttaggcaattttaTAATGATTTGTATGAATTTGGAGGTGTTCAGGTgtcaagcatgctaaattcctagatttcaTGCCCTAGGTGTTATTTCGGGTAATTGTTGGACTATTTAAGCATGACTCATATATTTGTTGGTTGTTCCTATCCTATGATGAATACTGtgcctgtggttatatgtttggaagcttGTTTGTCCTTATTCTAGgattagactagtgttgccttagacttgcgcaATTTTGGTGCCATTGGGCCTTAGAATTTCTCTGACATCATTTCAGAcggttagctccctatagactaaTATAGTATATTGTAGTCTaatagtctgagccttagctaggcagtaactcagatggtgaccttacctccataataccctattctcctatcggtCCTGTATCACCTGGTTCTTgattttgtaagtttttttcGGTGATTCAGGTTATATTTGATTCAGGATGGAGAGGTGTACTAATGATACtcggtttgggggtactccccatgatgCATGGTTGGTCGCTGATTTTAAATAGTTTTGATCCATTAGCTACATATACCTGGTCAAAGtctatggtctagcttacttgtgttcaggCTTCCTAGCTACACTTACCTGATTAAATTCCGCGGTGTAGCTTACCCGTGCTCAACCTTTGGCTATAATTACTCAGttaaagtccatggtctagcctactcatgtcgactcattagctatagtAACCTGGTTGTAGTCCGTGGTCCAACTTGCACATCGTTAAATTTCTCATTTCCTGATGAATTTTTGGTttaagtcttcatctactctcagtTATTGGTTGAGGTATTAGAGTTTGGAATTGGTTCGGTTCAAGTTCGGAGAATGGTGATGTTATTGAAATCCTTTAGTTTCGTTTATTTTCTTTCTACTATTCTTGCATCCGTCGGGGTTGTGGGAGCTCAGCGGggttagttagattctttttctttattttctagtaagctcgtgtacatacctacatttacttcttgccctATCTTTGGTCGTGATCTTTTACTCGCTTTTcattttacttttgcttatcttggtcagtcggcctatgcctactaggtacctgttgttttggtacttatactatactctgcatttGCTTTCATGGTGCAGGtttgagtactagctaccggcGTTGATTTGAGCCAACTGAGGTCgtgatcggaggcgagggtgagcacactaCATTCTGAATTTACCCATCTTcttctgtacatatattttgcttGTCTTTTTCTCTTTGAGACAGctttgtttctgtggtccacttttgggatttGTACTTCTTTATTAGCGGCTTTGTATATTTGACTTCCAAGTTCTGGTAGGGATCctttttgtttatatatatatttagttatttCTGCCCGTTCATTATATCCTcctagtcttctaccctgatatTCCATTACTTTTAGTTCTGGGATATGGAttggcttgcctactagtgggtcatagtaggcaccatcatgacctgagaaattgagtTGTGACaccttggtatcaaagccccgAATTCAccagtctcacttgtacagagctaacgtctagtagagttttgtaGATCAGTGTGGAGACGTCCGTGACTTATCCTCAAGAGGCTATAGAATGTCTTTAGGAATGTATGTCTTTTGTGTCGATGTCGTGCACTGTGTGTCTTATTCGTTTCTgaaaatctcacttgttccactcttttatagAATGGCTCGCATACGCGCTAGGGGTAGAGGTTGACCTTGGGGTCATGCCAAGGCTGCAACACCAGTCTGGGACTGAGAGCAGACTCCTAAACCAGAGGTGGAGCCACTAGTAGCTCTAGTACATCAGAAGACACCGCCTGAGCCAGCCGCAACTCCAGACTTACAAGCGATGTTCGCCTTGATTTTAGCTACCATTGGGGGTATATAATAGGCCCAACTCCTGCCTCTTCAGTACCTCAGGACCATCTTGTACTAGCAGCACTAATCTTTTAGCAACCACTAGTACTAGTCACTCAGTATGATGATTTGGAGGGCGTTATACCTCTCTGAGAGCAAAAGATGCTTGGGGTATTCCTAGACTATCATCGTAGATATATTTTATGGTTGTGGGtaaggatgcccatgagtttctaCTTATATCGTTGCTACATACCTTGGGTTTAGTGGAGTCGAGTGGAACTGACTTCACCACTTATTAGCTAGATAGTCCCAGCCGGTAGTGGTGGTGTACATACTTAGAGACCAGGCCAGTTGGGTCCCCACCGGTGACATAAGATGAATTTTTAGAGGCCTTCTTGGCCTTGTTTATTCTTAGGAGCATTAGAGATCATCTTTGAGACCAACTCTCATGTTGGAGCAGGGTTCCATGACCATATCAGAGTATGAGGCCCGATTCTATGAGCTCTCTAGGCATTCTTCCATTAGGGTATTAAGGCTCCAACTATAAATTGAGACTCAGTATTTAGTCTTAACGGGTCGCTCATTTCTAGATATGGTAGACCATGCCCGAACACTCGAGTAGCTTTGTTGCAAGGCCCAAGGGGGCAGTGGTAAGAGAGCTAGACAAGAAGATTGCCATGATGGGCTCTACTTTATACCCGGGAGTCCTACGATAGATCTCACCAAAGGTTTTAGTCGAGTCAGTCCAGCTGCCCCTTCCAGGCCTCCTTTTAGACTTCGGAGGGTCATCAGCTCTATCAGGTTGGTTCTAGTACTGGTTTGAGTTAGGACCGAGGTGGTTTGCAGACTGGTTCTTCAGGCTGAGGTAGTCAACCTCTAGCATTCATCCAATATTCCCAGGGGTACTATGAGTGTAGAGAGCTAGATCATTAGTCCTACAAGTTCCCTCAACACAGGCTAGCCTTACCAGCTCCACAGGCAGGTAGACCAAAGCCAGCACCACTGCCTCTCATTAAAAGAGGAGGCCAGGACTAAGACCGCAGAGATGATTATTAGGGTGCATAGGAGGTCCCTGGGGAGGCAGGTCAGGAGGTAGAGTTGATGCGCAGGTAGAGGATCCCAAGACCACTTCAATGCAGCTCCAGCTATAACAGAGGATGAGGGCTTAGATGATGTGATACGGTTTTATTATGTCATTAGCATGTATTCACTTTATTTGATCAAGGCTCCACttattattatatatctatatattgtgcCTCTAGATTGAGTGTGAGCCCGGAGCTATTAGTTGATTCGTTACGTGTTCTAATGCCGGTAGGTGAttatttagtagtggatcaggtctttagatcTTGTGTGGTTTCTATTCAGGGGTGTGACACTAGAGTTGATCTCATTTTGCTTGACATGGTGGATTTTAA
This Solanum dulcamara chromosome 1, daSolDulc1.2, whole genome shotgun sequence DNA region includes the following protein-coding sequences:
- the LOC129893685 gene encoding glutamine synthetase nodule isozyme-like; amino-acid sequence: MTLAFANAAIVLCKREGQEALPSRTRPEAYRKPWEVNEGSFQTKIDITEVTANVRIFIRLEFQVGLAVGISPYDDLWVAHHIFVKIAEATDVIVSFDLKPVEGECNVTAAHTNYSTKSMRSDGGLEVIKKAIEKLAKRHKEHIASYGVGNEPCLTGEHEITDINTLNFGIADCGTSIRIRRDTEKAGKGYLEDRRPSSNMDPYVVTTMIAETTILWK